Proteins from one Anopheles nili chromosome 2, idAnoNiliSN_F5_01, whole genome shotgun sequence genomic window:
- the LOC128720714 gene encoding guided entry of tail-anchored proteins factor 1, whose amino-acid sequence MYLMFVISLLCLLLAFCAKITKILLPFFCSDSSEVKEIKNKVSDLRADLAKISMRDEYIKYVKCERNIVALETALNEAKGRDNMKRVAYEYGLHYCGMAVLALIMMYISFSYRNTTIIVFGNNFNFEPFGGLISFPTQVPNSISVMSWIVVNNLVARTLAGYVK is encoded by the exons ATGTATTTAATGTTTGTTATATCGCTCTTATGCTTACTTCTGGCATTCTGTGCAAAGATAACTAAAATC CTGCTTCCCTTCTTCTGCAGCGATAGCTCAGAAGTTAAAGAGATAAAGAACAAAGTGTCCGATTTGCGAGCGGATTTGGCTAAGATTTCCATGCGCGATGAATATATCAAATATGTCAAATGTGAACGTAATATTGTTGCTTTGGAAACTGCTCTGAACGAAGCCAAAGGACGTGATAATATGAAGCGTGTAGCGTACGAGTACGGATTGCATTACTGCGGGATGGCGGTACTCGCACTAATCATGATGTATATTTCATTCTCCTACCGAAATACCACCATCATAGTGTTCggaaacaatttcaattttgaGCCATTCGGTGGGCTAATTAGTTTTCCCACTCAAGTACCCAACTCGATATCAGTTATGTCCTGGATCGTGGTAAACAACTTAGTTGCTAGAACGTTAGCTGGAtatgttaaataa
- the LOC128721160 gene encoding dihydrolipoyllysine-residue succinyltransferase component of 2-oxoglutarate dehydrogenase complex, mitochondrial, which translates to MAGILSISSRNLPRTALRISLRSLEGGQAVPQQVTASGSRTYHQGHRLLLSIRQAVAESGRGSVSIRNSINAHQWAVIERSIFTSTRLLSSEVVKVPPFADSVSEGDVKFEKKVGDAVAADEVVMEIETDKTTVGVPSPGHGIIEEIYVSDGDTVKAGQQLFKMKITGEAPKAAAKPADAPAPAAAAPPPPPPPPPPPKAAAAPPPPPTLAPGAPPPPPPPKQTGPISRMPVAAIRHAQAIEAATVKLPPADYTKEITGTRTEQRVKMTRMRLKISSRLKEAQNTNAMLTTFNEIDMSFIMDFRKQHLEAFQKKYGMKIGFMSAFCKAAAYALQDQPVVNAVIEENEIIYRDYVDISVAVASPKGLVVPVLRNVEGMNYADIELAIAGLADKAKKGTLAVEDMDGGTFTISNGGVFGSLLGTPIINPPQSAILGMHGIFERPIAVKGQVVIRPMMYVALTYDHRLIDGREAVTFLRKVKAAVEDPRIVLAGL; encoded by the exons ATGGCCGGAATACTGTCGATATCTTCGCGGAATTTACCCCGAACTGCACTCCGCATCAGCCTGCGTTCCCTAGAAGGGGGACAAGCAGTTCCTCAGCAG GTTACCGCAAGCGGTTCCAGGACCTACCACCAGGGGCATAGATTGCTGTTGAGCATCCGGCAAGCAGTTGCCGAAAGTGGTCGAGGCAGCGTATCCATTCGAAA CTCAATCAACGCGCACCAATGGGCAGTGATCGagcgttcgattttcacgtCGACTCGTTTGTTGTCGTCGGAAGTCGTAAAGGTACCCCCGTTCGCTGATTCTGTATCGGAGGGAGATGTAAAGTTCGAAAAGAAGGTGGGAGACGCCGTCGCTGCCGATGAGGTGGTCATGGAAATCGAGACTGACAAGACGACCGTCGGTGTGCCGTCTCCCGGACATGGCATCATCGAGGAGATTTACGTCTCTGACGGAGATACAGTCAAAGCCGGTCAGCAGCTGTTTAAGATGAAGATCACTGGAGAAGCGCCGAAGGCTGCCGCCAAACCCGCTGATGCCCCGGCACCAGCCGCAGCCgctccgccaccaccaccgccacctccaccaccaccgaaggcagCAGCGGCTCCTCCGCCGCCACCGACATTGGCTCCTGgcgcgcctccaccaccgccacctccGAAACAAACTGGTCCGATTAGTCGAATGCCGGTAGCTGCCATCCGTCATGCGCAGGCTATCGAAGCAGCAACCGTAAAGCTGCCTCCAGCAGATTACACCAAGGAGATCACTGGAACCCGTACGGAGCAACGCGTCAAAATGACCCGCATGCGTCTGAAGATCTCCTCGCGCCTGAAGGAAGCGCAAAACACGAACGCTATGCTGACGACGTTCAACGAAATCGACATGAG CTTCATCATGGATTTCCGTAAGCAACATTTGGAAGCCTTCCAGAAGAAGTACGGCATGAAGATTGGTTTTATGTCCGCTTTCTGTAAAGCAGCTGCCTATGCTCTGCAGGACCAACCTGTCGTCAACGCTGTTATTGAGGAAAAC GAAATTATCTATCGCGATTACGTGGATATCTCAGTAGCGGTTGCCTCGCCTAAGGGCTTGGTGGTGCCCGTACTAAGAAATGTCGAAGGCATGAACTACGCGGATATTGAACTTGCCATCGCGGGTCTAGCGGATAAAGCAAAGAAGGGTACTCTAGCTGTAGAGGATATGGATGGAGGTACCTTCACCATCTCGAATGGTGGTGTATTTGGATCTTTGCTGGGAACTCCTATTATCAATCCCCCGCAAAGCGCTATTCTTGGCATGCACGGAATCTTCGAACGACCGATTGCTGTTAAAGGACAG GTGGTAATTCGACCAATGATGTACGTAGCCCTTACCTACGACCATCGACTGATTGACGGCCGTGAGGCTGTCACCTTCCTGCGCAAGGTGAAGGCCGCTGTCGAGGATCCTCGTATTGTTCTAGCCGGTCTGTAA